From a region of the Impatiens glandulifera chromosome 4, dImpGla2.1, whole genome shotgun sequence genome:
- the LOC124935341 gene encoding protein MIZU-KUSSEI 1: MTMTMINALRRYLLPCFSPIEVTSSSSAAVSSSGAGKKRLSTSLRDDIIESTRNSAAADGGDSPSASELAAPTVVAPARPSRTMVIGTIFGRRRGHVWFSVQLDRVQKRPALLLEFPIPTHILVREMRCGLVRIALESDTNQSDMDIGSCPLHSVPVWAMFCNGRQLGFAVRRKATDKTRMLLKTMQSITVGAGVIPAGIGCGSAEDVDSEIIYMRANYECIVGGPDSESFHLINPDECPGQELSIFLMRVR, translated from the coding sequence ATGACTATGACCATGATTAACGCCCTCCGTCGTTACCTTCTTCCTTGTTTCTCCCCAATAGAAGTCACATCCTCCTCCTCCGCCGCCGTTTCATCCTCCGGCGCCGGCAAGAAACGCCTCAGCACCTCTCTCCGAGATGACATCATCGAAAGCACAAGAAACTCCGCCGCCGCCGACGGCGGCGATTCCCCATCCGCCTCCGAACTCGCAGCGCCGACCGTCGTCGCTCCGGCAAGACCCTCAAGGACTATGGTCATCGGAACTATCTTCGGCCGGCGTCGGGGGCATGTCTGGTTTTCCGTTCAACTCGACCGGGTTCAAAAACGTCCGGCTCTACTTTTAGAATTTCCGATCCCGACCCATATTCTTGTAAGAGAAATGCGGTGCGGGTTGGTTCGGATTGCGTTGGAATCTGATACTAATCAGTCGGATATGGATATCGGGTCGTGTCCACTTCATTCGGTTCCTGTTTGGGCGATGTTTTGTAATGGTAGACAACTTGGGTTTGCGGTTCGGAGGAAGGCTACGGATAAGACCCGGATGTTGTTGAAGACTATGCAGTCGATTACTGTTGGAGCGGGTGTAATACCAGCGGGAATCGGGTGCGGGTCGGCTGAAGATGTTGATAGTGAGATTATTTACATGAGGGCAAACTATGAATGTATTGTGGGTGGACCCGATTCGGAATCGTTTCATTTGATTAACCCGGATGAGTGTCCGGGTCAAGAGCTTAGTATCTTCTTGATGAGGGTTAGGTAA
- the LOC124936205 gene encoding uncharacterized protein LOC124936205 has protein sequence MAKELNDAEFWLPPEFLTDDDILMDYKSTTTNKVPDSAGYIPFDFSCSGLTSPEVESDEEDYLAGWTRKTAQIKLNDMIWKSDTNKVSAMAGSPQSTLCKFLGGCGCKSPNCPSRVSSPSPPPAAKANRSDGDQDLLASAAGKVARLRTFEDMNGYYQNVAPSCTGFYPNESLSYNQIQVAQFQQLNHHHQQQQQQMLNQQALTNRYHQSDKVMNNNNRLLGLPPSAWPTLQQSQQQPPPSSVMRAIFVGNNGVKRERAGTGVFLPRQVSTPAEIRRKPSSILLPDQVFKALNLNVYENINVQSQFPSRPANDYSLKNPHQASAAARSSHHEIQLPQEWTY, from the exons ATGGCGAAGGAATTGAACGACGCAGAGTTTTGGCTTCCGCCGGAGTTCCTAACCGACGACGATATACTCATGGACTATAAATCTACCACAACAAACAAGGTTCCAGACTCTGCAGGTTACATTCCTTTCGATTTTTCATGCTCTGGATTGACTTCGCCTGAAGTTGAGAGTGATGAGGAGGATTATCTTGCTGGATGGACTCGGAAAACCGCTCAGATTAAGCTTAATGACATGATTTGGAAGTCGGACACGAATAAG GTTTCAGCTATGGCTGGCTCGCCTCAATCTACTCTATGTAAGTTCTTAGGCGGTTGCGGTTGTAAGAGTCCTAACTGTCCTTCGCGAGTTTCGTCGCCTTCGCCGCCGCCGGCGGCGAAGGCTAATCGAAGCGACGGCGATCAGGATCTGCTTGCTTCTGCTGCTGGTAAGGTAGCTAGGTTGAGGACGTTTGAAGATATGAATGGATATTATCAGAACGTTGCTCCATCTTGTACTGGATTTTATCCTAATGAATCTCTTTCTTATAATCAAATCCAGGTCGCTCAG TTTCAACAActgaatcatcatcatcagcaaCAGCAGCAGCAGATGTTGAATCAACAAGCCTTAACCAATAGGTACCATCAAAGTGACAAAGTGATGAATAATAACAACCGTCTTCTCGGATTACCTCCATCCGCTTGGCCGACTCTTCAACAATCGCAACAACAGCCGCCGCCGAGTTCTGTTATGAGAGCAATTTTCGTCGGAAACAATGGCGTTAAACGTGAACGTGCCGGAACTGGTGTGTTTCTTCCCCGGCAGGTTTCAACCCCAGCTGAAATCCGAAGGAAACCAAGTAGCA TTTTGCTTCCGGATCAAGTCTTTAAAGCTCTGAACCTGAATGTGTATGAGAATATCAATGTTCAATCCCAGTTTCCGTCTCGCCCAGCTAATGATTACA GTCTGAAAAACCCACATCAGGCTTCTGCTGCTGCAAGAAGTAGCCACCATGAAATCCAGCTTCCTCAAGAATGGACctactga
- the LOC124935694 gene encoding uncharacterized protein LOC124935694 isoform X1, whose translation MGHNFQRSTKIPDVIEKKKHVSTRCRETQTSKYGFDQIYKKNHEERGRRVLSSSSKDELVKHMSNLPSYLQRDNVKDDKKALNFGVLDWDRLEKWKKSENCNQLKCKRDVSLSRVSYTSTVSASIQSETRQCEKVIKDEDADTMNSLDLIKNSQRMLMVTQRNMDKKKSLSGGNKGSRDMNTRFTTAGNREGSNNDQKQDSGGGHKSIVLLLPKHSANHSSELKVGNRKHYANTFISEEVFPKKQNSKYRQSPLVSRSKLDGRRHNTSSTCQKIVPDHEHSNVMKTPSKEESNHVYETAHSCPLPDVSNGEEFKEESTPLSEPVSAKRSHASPNRLFSLSLGKLSRSLSYKESKSNDLSVRSGPIASESRTSCHTRAKSSPLRRLLDPLLKHSDQSSKNVPPLEGTSNSSEMVLETVKALLHVSSRNGAPLFKLVVDNSSDIIVAMKRLPNSMKDDCSCVYSFYSVHEIKKKKSGIWLNQWNKERNFGFGFNTIGHMKISRLDEELSVRESVLYSVDPSLSDEETPELTPNREVAAVITKEELSENELLNKTTVVVSAGRHSLPNKGVLLPLVDRWKMCGKCDCGGWDVGCQLRILTSKNEDRSSKVYGESFNPDHLNLFLQGDNTCEMKPIFSLSAMNKGVYSVEFRNSISLLQALFISTAVIGGGGGKGLNDSFEAINVSKAKVAEDLLSSNELDGAKPRWMTPAKYVPSPPASPVGRV comes from the exons ATGGGGCATAATTTTCAAAGGAGTACAAAGATTCCAGATGTTATTGAGAAGAAGAAACATGTAAGCACAAGATGTAGAGAAACACAAACttcaaaatatggatttgaTCAAATCTATAAAAAGAACCATGAAGAAAGAGGGAGAAGGGTGCTATCATCATCGTCGAAAGATGAACTTGTGAAGCATATGTCGAATTTGCCTAGCTATCTGCAGCGAGACAATGTTAAGGATGATAAGAAGGCTTTGAATTTTGGTGTTCTTGATTGGGATAGGTTAGAGAAATGGAAGAAAAGTGAAAACTGTAATCAACTGAAGTGTAAACGAGATGTTTCTTTGTCGAGAGTGTCGTATACATCTACTGTTTCTGCTTCGATACAGAGTGAGACACGACAATGCGAAAAGGTTATCAAAGATGAGGATGCTGATACGATGAATAGCTTGGATTTGATTAAGAATTCTCAACGAATGCTTATGGTTACTCAAAGAAACATGGATAAGAAGAAGAGTTTGTCAGGAGGCAACAAGGGTTCTAGAGATATGAATACGAGATTTACTACTGCTGGCAATAGGGAAGGATCTAATAATGATCAGAAACAGGACTCGGGTGGTGGTCATAAAAGTATCGTTCTCTTGTTACCCAAACATTCTGCCAACCATAGTTCTGAATTGAAAGTGGGGAATCGGAAACATTATGCCAATACATTTATCTCTGAAGAGGTTTTTCCGAAGAAACAAAATTCCAAGTATCGACAGTCTCCCCTAGTTTCCCGCAGCAAGCTAGATGGTAGAAGGCACAATACTTCTTCCACTTGTCAGAAGATAGTTCCTGATCATGAACATTCAAATGTAATGAAAACACCTTCAAAAGAGgaatcaaatcatgtttatgAGACTGCTCATTCATGTCCATTACCAGATGTCTCAAATGGTGAGGAGTTCAAAGAGGAATCAACTCCACTTTCAGAACCTGTTTCCGCCAAAAGGAGCCATGCATCGCCTAACAGACTATTCAGCCTCAGCCTTGGCAAGCTTAGTAGAAGTCTGAGTTATAAGGAGAGTAAAAGCAACGATCTTTCAGTTAGGTCTGGCCCGATAGCTTCCGAAAGCAGGACCAGCTGTCATACTAGAGCAAAGTCCAGTCCTTTAAGGAGGTTACTAGACCCTTTATTGAAACATTCAGATCAGTCCAGCAAGAATGTTCCGCCATTGGAAGGTACCTCTAACTCTAGTGAAATGGTTCTCGAAACGGTTAAAGCTCTTCTGCACGTTAGTTCTCGAAACGGGGCTCCTCTTTTTAAACTCGTTGTGGACAACAGCAGTGATATTATTGTCGCTATGAAAAGATTGCCTAATTCCATGAAGGATGATTGTTCCTGCGTTTATTCATTCTATTCTGTTCATgaaattaagaagaagaagagtggTATCTGGTTAAATCAATGGAATAAAGAACGGAATTTTGGGTTTGGTTTTAATACCATTGGCCATATGAAGATTTCGAGGTTGGACGAAGAACTTTCAGTGAGGGAGTCAGTGCTGTATTCTGTCGATCCGAGCCTGTCAGATGAAGAAACTCCTGAACTGACTCCGAACAGGGAAGTTGCTGCTGTTATTACAAAGGAGGAATTGAGTGAAAATGAGCTCTTGAACAAGACGACTGTTGTTGTTTCTGCTGGCAGACATAGCTTGCCGAATAAAGGAGTTTTGTTACCGTTAGTTGATAGATGGAAAATGTGTGGGAAGTGTGATTGTGGCGGTTGGGATGTCGGCTGCCAACTTCGTATTCTTACGAGCAAGAACGAGGACAGGAGCTCCAAAGTTTATGGAGAATCTTTCAACCCTGACCATCTTAATCTTTTCCTTCAG GGTGATAATACTTGCGAGATGAAACCAATCTTCAGCTTGTCAGCAATGAACAAGGGGGTTTACTCGGTTGAGTTTAGGAATTCGATCTCTTTGTTGCAGGCATTGTTCATATCAACTGCTGTCataggtggtggtggtggtaaAGGATTAAACGATTCATTTGAAGCAATCAATGTTTCGAAAGCTAAAGTTGCTGAAGATTTGTTATCGTCAAACGAGCTGGATGGGGCTAAACCGCGATGGATGACCCCAGCCAAGTACGTTCCTTCTCCACCGGCATCTCCTGTAGGAAGAGTTTAG
- the LOC124935694 gene encoding uncharacterized protein LOC124935694 isoform X2, whose protein sequence is MGHNFQRSTKIPDVIEKKKHVSTRCRETQTSKYGFDQIYKKNHEERGRRVLSSSSKDELVKHMSNLPSYLQRDNVKDDKKALNFGVLDWDRLEKWKKSENCNQLKCKRDVSLSRVSYTSTVSASIQSETRQCEKVIKDEDADTMNSLDLIKNSQRMLMVTQRNMDKKKSLSGGNKGSRDMNTRFTTAGNREGSNNDQKQDSGGGHKSIVLLLPKHSANHSSELKVGNRKHYANTFISEEVFPKKQNSKYRQSPLVSRSKLDGRRHNTSSTCQKIVPDHEHSNVMKTPSKEESNHVYETAHSCPLPDVSNGEEFKEESTPLSEPVSAKRSHASPNRLFSLSLGKLSRSLSYKESKSNDLSVRSGPIASESRTSCHTRAKSSPLRRLLDPLLKHSDQSSKNVPPLEGTSNSSEMVLETVKALLHVSSRNGAPLFKLVVDNSSDIIVAMKRLPNSMKDDCSCVYSFYSVHEIKKKKSGIWLNQWNKERNFGFGFNTIGHMKISRLDEELSVRESVLYSVDPSLSDEETPELTPNREVAAVITKEELSENELLNKTTVVVSAGRHSLPNKGVLLPLVDRWKMCGKCDCGGWDVGCQLRILTSKNEDRSSKVYGESFNPDHLNLFLQGDNTCEMKPIFSLSAMNKGVYSVEFRNSISLLQALFISTAVIGGGGGKGLNDSFEAINVSKAKVAEDLLSSNELDGAKPRWMTPAKYVPSPPASPVGRV, encoded by the exons ATGGGGCATAATTTTCAAAGGAGTACAAAGATTCCAGATGTTATTGAGAAGAAGAAACATGTAAGCACAAGATGTAGAGAAACACAAACttcaaaatatggatttgaTCAAATCTATAAAAAGAACCATGAAGAAAGAGGGAGAAGGGTGCTATCATCATCGTCGAAAGATGAACTTGTGAAGCATATGTCGAATTTGCCTAGCTATCTGCAGCGAGACAATGTTAAGGATGATAAGAAGGCTTTGAATTTTGGTGTTCTTGATTGGGATAGGTTAGAGAAATGGAAGAAAAGTGAAAACTGTAATCAACTGAAGTGTAAACGAGATGTTTCTTTGTCGAGAGTGTCGTATACATCTACTGTTTCTGCTTCGATACAGAGTGAGACACGACAATGCGAAAAGGTTATCAAAGATGAGGATGCTGATACGATGAATAGCTTGGATTTGATTAAGAATTCTCAACGAATGCTTATGGTTACTCAAAGAAACATGGATAAGAAGAAGAGTTTGTCAGGAGGCAACAAGGGTTCTAGAGATATGAATACGAGATTTACTACTGCTGGCAATAGGGAAGGATCTAATAATGATCAGAAACAGGACTCGGGTGGTGGTCATAAAAGTATCGTTCTCTTGTTACCCAAACATTCTGCCAACCATAGTTCTGAATTGAAAGTGGGGAATCGGAAACATTATGCCAATACATTTATCTCTGAAGAGGTTTTTCCGAAGAAACAAAATTCCAAGTATCGACAGTCTCCCCTAGTTTCCCGCAGCAAGCTAGATGGTAGAAGGCACAATACTTCTTCCACTTGTCAGAAGATAGTTCCTGATCATGAACATTCAAATGTAATGAAAACACCTTCAAAAGAGgaatcaaatcatgtttatgAGACTGCTCATTCATGTCCATTACCAGATGTCTCAAATGGTGAGGAGTTCAAAGAGGAATCAACTCCACTTTCAGAACCTGTTTCCGCCAAAAGGAGCCATGCATCGCCTAACAGACTATTCAGCCTCAGCCTTGGCAAGCTTAGTAGAAGTCTGAGTTATAAGGAGAGTAAAAGCAACGATCTTTCAGTTAGGTCTGGCCCGATAGCTTCCGAAAGCAGGACCAGCTGTCATACTAGAGCAAAGTCCAGTCCTTTAAGGAGGTTACTAGACCCTTTATTGAAACATTCAGATCAGTCCAGCAAGAATGTTCCGCCATTGGAAGGTACCTCTAACTCTAGTGAAATGGTTCTCGAAACGGTTAAAGCTCTTCTGCACGTTAGTTCTCGAAACGGGGCTCCTCTTTTTAAACTCGTTGTGGACAACAGCAGTGATATTATTGTCGCTATGAAAAGATTGCCTAATTCCATGAAGGATGATTGTTCCTGCGTTTATTCATTCTATTCTGTTCATgaaattaagaagaagaagagtggTATCTGGTTAAATCAATGGAATAAAGAACGGAATTTTGGGTTTGGTTTTAATACCATTGGCCATATGAAGATTTCGAGGTTGGACGAAGAACTTTCAGTGAGGGAGTCAGTGCTGTATTCTGTCGATCCGAGCCTGTCAGATGAAGAAACTCCTGAACTGACTCCGAACAGGGAAGTTGCTGCTGTTATTACAAAGGAGGAATTGAGTGAAAATGAGCTCTTGAACAAGACGACTGTTGTTGTTTCTGCTGGCAGACATAGCTTGCCGAATAAAGGAGTTTTGTTACCGTTAGTTGATAGATGGAAAATGTGTGGGAAGTGTGATTGTGGCGGTTGGGATGTCGGCTGCCAACTTCGTATTCTTACGAGCAAGAACGAGGACAGGAGCTCCAAAGTTTATGGAGAATCTTTCAACCCTGACCATCTTAATCTTTTCCTTCAG GGTGATAATACTTGCGAGATGAAACCAATCTTCAGCTTGTCAGCAATGAACAAGGGGGTTTACTCGGTTGAGTTTAGGAATTCGATCTCTTTGTTGCAGGCATTGTTCATATCAACTGCTGTCataggtggtggtggtggtaaAGGATTAAACGATTCATTTGAAGCAATCAATGTTTCGAAAGCTAAAGTTGCTGAAG ATTTGTTATCGTCAAACGAGCTGGATGGGGCTAAACCGCGATGGATGACCCCAGCCAAGTACGTTCCTTCTCCACCGGCATCTCCTGTAGGAAGAGTTTAG
- the LOC124935695 gene encoding uncharacterized protein LOC124935695 isoform X2 — translation MNLQLNRPSSPYNSLYQSELRLISPSSSSSSSSKLIQCFSNATKLTFSPEFKRIRHPFLRKPLQVLQVKSEEDSKEITTTGESILLNEQSLEHQLQIAVQEEDYAKAAKLRDRLRILQEDTVAAVLAANARFYNSFRTGDLAAMQALWAKRDNVCVVHPGVSGISGYDLVMGSWEFVWADYDFPLKIDTKEVQVHVRGDMGYVTCIEMVRTKGKTWGRQFATNVFERIGGQWFISIHHASYIDI, via the exons ATGAATCTTCAGCTTAATCGTCCATCTTCACCTTACAAT TCCTTGTATCAATCGGAGCTTCGTCTCATTtctccatcatcatcatcgtcgtcGTCTTCTAAGCTCATACAATGTTTCAGTAACGCAACCAAACTTACTTTCTCGCCTGAATTCAAACGAATTCGTCACC CATTCCTAAGGAAACCGTTACAAGTGTTACAAGTCAAGAGTGAAGAAGACTCCAAAGAAATCACAACCACAGGCGAAAGCATCTTACTAAACGAACAATCACTCGAACACCAACTCCAGATCGCAGTACAAGAAGAAGACTACGCCAAAGCAGCTAAACTAAGAGACCGTCTCCGCATTCTCCAAGAAGATACAGTCGCAGCTGTTTTAGCAGCAAATGCTAGATTCTATAACTCGTTTAGAACCGGGGATTTGGCTGCAATGCAAGCTCTTTGGGCGAAGAGGGACAATGTTTGCGTTGTTCACCCGGGTGTAAGTGGGATATCGGGTTATGATCTTGTGATGGGTAGTTGGGAGTTTGTTTGGGCTGATTATGATTTCCCGTTGAAGATTGATACTAAAGAAGTTCAAGTTCATGTTAGAGGCGATATGGGTTATGTTACTTGCATTGAGATGGTGAGGACTAAAGGGAAGACTTGGGGGAGACAGTTTGCGACTAATGTGTTTGAGAGAATTGGCGGGCAATGGTTCATTTCTATTCACCATGCTTCTTATATCGATATCTGA
- the LOC124935695 gene encoding uncharacterized protein LOC124935695 isoform X1 yields MNLQLNRPSSPYNSLYQSELRLISPSSSSSSSSKLIQCFSNATKLTFSPEFKRIRHPAFLRKPLQVLQVKSEEDSKEITTTGESILLNEQSLEHQLQIAVQEEDYAKAAKLRDRLRILQEDTVAAVLAANARFYNSFRTGDLAAMQALWAKRDNVCVVHPGVSGISGYDLVMGSWEFVWADYDFPLKIDTKEVQVHVRGDMGYVTCIEMVRTKGKTWGRQFATNVFERIGGQWFISIHHASYIDI; encoded by the exons ATGAATCTTCAGCTTAATCGTCCATCTTCACCTTACAAT TCCTTGTATCAATCGGAGCTTCGTCTCATTtctccatcatcatcatcgtcgtcGTCTTCTAAGCTCATACAATGTTTCAGTAACGCAACCAAACTTACTTTCTCGCCTGAATTCAAACGAATTCGTCACC CAGCATTCCTAAGGAAACCGTTACAAGTGTTACAAGTCAAGAGTGAAGAAGACTCCAAAGAAATCACAACCACAGGCGAAAGCATCTTACTAAACGAACAATCACTCGAACACCAACTCCAGATCGCAGTACAAGAAGAAGACTACGCCAAAGCAGCTAAACTAAGAGACCGTCTCCGCATTCTCCAAGAAGATACAGTCGCAGCTGTTTTAGCAGCAAATGCTAGATTCTATAACTCGTTTAGAACCGGGGATTTGGCTGCAATGCAAGCTCTTTGGGCGAAGAGGGACAATGTTTGCGTTGTTCACCCGGGTGTAAGTGGGATATCGGGTTATGATCTTGTGATGGGTAGTTGGGAGTTTGTTTGGGCTGATTATGATTTCCCGTTGAAGATTGATACTAAAGAAGTTCAAGTTCATGTTAGAGGCGATATGGGTTATGTTACTTGCATTGAGATGGTGAGGACTAAAGGGAAGACTTGGGGGAGACAGTTTGCGACTAATGTGTTTGAGAGAATTGGCGGGCAATGGTTCATTTCTATTCACCATGCTTCTTATATCGATATCTGA